In Ostrinia nubilalis chromosome 10, ilOstNubi1.1, whole genome shotgun sequence, a single genomic region encodes these proteins:
- the LOC135075726 gene encoding geminin-like, whose product MSSQEESTRVTRRSLKTLQHTASDRENLVGRPSKSLKHQLSQEPSVDIEVKRKNLSTKETQADLDTKVSIDDLTNPEGASEKYWKILAEKRQQALQEALDENEKLLKIIDDLKEENRATKQMLEEANSFIEVVKEELANDNNDTGIDVNDVSTADETDDQSKPETDNN is encoded by the exons atgagttccCAAGAG GAGTCTACGAGGGTTACGAGGAGATCTCTCAAAACCCTCCAGCATACAGCCAGTGATCGTGAAAACTTAGTGGGTAGACCATCAAAAAGTTTGAAGCATCAACTCTCTCAGGAACCTTCTGT GGATATTGAAGTCAAGCGTAAGAATTTGTCAACCAAAGAAACCCAAGCAGATCTAGACACCAAAGTGTCCATTGATGACCTTACAAACCCGGAAGGTGCCTCAGAGAAATACTGGAAAATATTAGCTGAGAAGAGACA ACAAGCTTTACAAGAAGCACTTGATGAAAATGAAAAGCTGCTTAAAATTATTGATGACCTAAAAGAGGAAAACAGAGCAACTAAGCAAATGTTGGAAGAAGCCAACAGCTTTATTGAAGTTGTAAAG GAGGAGTTGGCCAATGACAACAATGACACAGGCATAGACGTGAACGATGTCAGCACTGCTGACGAAACTGATGATCAGTCTAAACCTGAAACTGATAATAACTAG
- the LOC135075725 gene encoding uncharacterized protein LOC135075725, protein MDILGDFDDADNVSVDTLALEKIVLEERSREISELKSLSTKVHNLHTSLLYYRNTKSKMGTVCYEAWKTLVKKVGGSQNGWLDLGHCLQIAGSDLDYIKNSVKDDPVDTVLKVYMQNEKATLDKIIDAFVTLNRYDILKSIEEPFLNLAQCFNKDDSGYQSNGKTNGSKEIISLTKNLPNDLPLALNKNIVIKDKDPQKPNHPKPRSPPKKADKENKNDTPILFLTFTEDGHQTAQNIQDYVEGWIDVAPVTVITLSDKREEVYQNPEKFIREYFEKADFVVPIITSGYLNEIRSCDSNGPNTTDNLDYKYVNFIYTLIVNHYIHATGCLNKKVRTVLPQRVDVDVFRHISMYPDLMPWTHESKFNEQFKAFLKKGQT, encoded by the exons AT GGATATTTTAGGTGATTTCGATGATGCAGACAACGTGAGTGTTGACACATTAGCTTTGGAAAAAATTGTGTTGGAAGAAAGATCACGAGAAATATCTGAATTGAAGTCACTTAGCACTAAAGTGCACAACCTACATACAAGCTTGTTATACTACAGAAACACAAAATCAAAGATGGGGACTGTATGTTATGAAGCTTGGAAGACTTTGGTAAAGAAAGTGGGTGGATCCCAGAATGGATGGCTTGACCTTGGTCATTGTTTACAAATTGCCGGGTCTGACTTAGAT TACATTAAGAACTCGGTCAAAGATGACCCAGTTGATACTGTGCTAAAAGTGTACATGCAGAATGAAAAGGCAACTTTAGATAAAATTATAGATGCATTTGTGACTCTCAACCGCTATGACATCCTGAAGAGTATTGAAGAACCGTTTCTGAACTTAGCCCAGTGTTTCAATAAAGATGACAGTGGATATCAAAGTAATGGCAAAACTAATGGTTCCAAGGAAATTATAAGCTTAACAAAGAATTTGCCCAATGATTTACCACTGgcattgaataaaaatattgtgatcAAAGATAAAGATCCTCAAAAACCGAACCATCCCAAACCAAGGTCTCCACCAAAAAAGGCTGACAAGGAAAATAAGAATGACACTCCAATATTATTTTTGACTTTTACGGAAGATGGTCACCAGACAGCCCAGAATATTCAAGATTATGTAGAGGGTTGGATCGATGTGGCACCAGTTACTGTTATAACACTAAGTGACAAAAGAGAAGAAGTCTATCAGAACCCAGAAAAATTCATAAGAGAATATTTTGAAAAG GCTGATTTTGTTGTACCCATCATCACATCAGGGTACCTGAATGAAATTCGATCCTGTGACTCAAATGGACCTAACACCACCGACAACTTAGACTACAAATATGTAAACTTTATTTATACTCTCATTGTTAATCATTACATTCATGCAACAGGttgtctaaataaaaaagtaaggaCTGTATTACCGCAACGAGTAGATGTTGATGTGTTCAGACACATTAGCATGTACCCTGATCTGATGCCTTGGACTCATGAATCTAAATTCAATGAACAGTTTAAGGCCTTCTTGAAAAAAGGCCAGACATAA
- the LOC135075417 gene encoding probable ATP-dependent DNA helicase HFM1, whose amino-acid sequence MTENLANFTDILGDEDEIGDSQQSQPLSLPSSTDSHPQVRNNELNKIIRPAKGTGQFKEFRSVEEIDKSLVVCAPTGSGKTVVFEMAIVQLLMEMENNNSAEDFKIIYNVPVNTNLRDLCHPLMLGTRGGPPPPPPPPPPYAATVFLLYIFSQSIVYFILKVAPVKALCTERLTEWYSKFTRLGLLCIEVTGDTDVDFTQLQAYKIIITTPEKWDMLTRRWKDHRGLVEMIKLFLIDEVHILNDETRGPVLEAVVSRMKTVQIFCNTRKSVLLTAETLSKEITITFSPEQKAKLTALASTIKTKKLQSLVLAGVGCHHAGMLYEERIYIEHAFRNGDLPILITTTTLAMGVNLPAHLVIIKNTQQYVNGAYQEYSISTVLQMVGRAGRPQFDTEATAVIMTRQRDKR is encoded by the exons atgacAGAAAATCT TGCTAATTTCACTGATATCCTGGGTGATGAAGATGAGATAGGCGATTCCCAGCAGTCGCAGCCACTATCTCTTCCCTCTAGCACTGATTCACATCCTCAAGTAAGAAACAATgaactgaataaaataatacGGCCTGCTAAAGGTACTGGACAATTCAAGGAATTTCGAAGTGTGGAAgaaatag ATAAATCACTGGTGGTATGCGCACCCACTGGCTCCGGTAAAACGGTGGTGTTTGAAATGGCCATAGTTCAGCTCCTGATGGAAATGGAGAATAATAATAGCGCCGaagatttcaaaataatttata atgtgccagtgaatactaatctgcgcgacttgtgtcaccccctgatgcttggcacccggggcggaccgcccccaccgcccccccccccccccccttacgccgctactgtttTCTTGCTTTATATTTTCTCCCAATCTatcgtatattttattttaaaagtggcCCCAGTAAAAGCTCTGTGCACGGAACGTTTGACGGAATGGTACTCCAAGTTCACCAGGCTGGGGCTTCTCTGTATTGAGGTCACTGGCGACACTGACGTGGACTTCACGCAACTTCAGGCCTATAA GATAATAATAACCACACCAGAGAAATGGGACATGTTGACGCGAAGGTGGAAAGACCACCGAGGCCTGGTGGAGATGATCAAGCTGTTCCTGATTGATGAGGTTCACATACTGAACGACGAGACTCGCGGGCCGGTTCTTGAGGCAGTTGTCAGCAGGATGAAGACAGTTCAG ATATTTTGCAACACAAGGAAGAGCGTGCTACTGACTGCCGAAACCTTATCGAAGGAGATCACGATTACGTTCAGTCCCGAGCAAAAGGCGAAGCTCACTGCGCTAGCGTCTACGATTAAAACTAAAAAGTTGCAG TCCTTGGTACTGGCCGGCGTGGGATGCCATCACGCTGGAATGCTCTACGAAGAGAGAATCTACATAGAGCATGCATTCAGAAACGGAGACCTGCCCATACTCATCACTACCACTACCTTAG CAATGGGTGTCAATTTACCAGCTCATCTTGTGATAATCAAGAACACTCAACAGTACGTGAACGGAGCTTACCAA GAATACAGCATCAGTACCGTCCTTCAAATGGTGGGTCGCGCCGGGCGGCCGCAGTTCGACACTGAGGCCACTGCTGTAATTATGACGAGGCAAAGGGATAAG CGTTAA
- the LOC135075542 gene encoding pro-resilin-like codes for MSSGKWIVCALAIVCVSVRQAAAAPAPQEDNGPPTPYEYKYDVEDQEKALYFGANEAGDAQGKVIGGYRVLLPDGRLMTVEYTVEGESGFVPKITFEENANPFGKGK; via the exons ATGTCGTCAGGAAAATGGATAGTATGCGCGCTCGCGATCGTATGCGTTAGCGTGCGGCAGGCGGCTGCGGCGCCCGCACCGCAAGAGGATAACGGGCCGCCCACGCCG TACGAGTACAAATACGACGTGGAAGACCAAGAAAAAGCTCTCTACTTCGGCGCCAACGAAGCGGGAGACGCGCAAGGCAAGGTCATCGGCGGCTACAGGGTGCTCCTTCCCGACGGCAGGCTTATGACCGTCGAGTACACGGTCGAAGGCGAAAGCGGATTCGTCCCCAAAATCACCTTCGAGGAAAACGCGAACCCCTTCGGCAAAGGAAAGTAA
- the LOC135075418 gene encoding probable ATP-dependent DNA helicase HFM1, whose translation MKYIKISIQIARYQALAGGSEPLQSYLHKRLAENLNSETALGTVCDVAQCVQWLRSTFLYVRAAKDPKKYLGLTSTAPEYLILKKIEELCVRAMNGLASAGLISMDEASCIESTEAGRLMSVFYLDVETMKLIMKIEGHESLERLLWIICECHELADMHLRTDERRTLNALNRNNAAATIRFPMKGKISTRQMKLSCIIQSILGCLPIPDPSLNQEAMKIMRIADRICKCKLC comes from the exons atgaaatacattaaaattagTATACAAATA GCCCGGTATCAAGCTCTAGCAGGCGGCAGCGAGCCGCTGCAGAGCTACTTACACAAGCGCCTGGCAGAGAACTTGAACAGCGAAACTGCACTTGGCACAGTGTGCGACGTTGCGCAGTGCGTGCAGTGGCTGCGATCCACTTTCCTCTACGTGCGAGCGGCTAAAGACCCGAAGAAATACTTGGGCCTGACGTCAACCGCTCCAGAATATTTGATATTGAAGAAGATTGAAG AATTATGCGTAAGAGCGATGAACGGGTTAGCCAGTGCTGGCCTCATCTCCATGGACGAGGCAAGTTGCATCGAATCAACCGAGGCGGGCCGACTCATGTCTGTATTCTACCTGGACGTAGAGACTATGAAACTTATTATGAAG ATAGAGGGCCACGAATCCCTAGAACGTCTGCTGTGGATAATATGCGAGTGCCACGAACTGGCCGATATGCACCTCCGCACGGATGAGCGCCGAACGCTCAACGCCCTCAACAGAAACAACGCGGCGGCCACCATACGCTTCCCTATGAAGGGCAAGATCAGCACCAGGCAGATGAAGCTTAGCTG cATAATACAATCGATACTAGGGTGCCTTCCCATACCTGACCCATCCCTCAACCA
- the LOC135075543 gene encoding dynein regulatory complex subunit 2-like — protein sequence MGMSKEEKKAKKEAKRLEKLKAETEARKKLKREELQREMAAQALKRGELDRTWRELMLKIKEPVFKQDIEVMWHTFERAFDKKDHLINYTMKLMDVADDQFQRCVASFCDTIDTMINKFLTDLDDLSKENDIRTANLLKSGEDDAAQIMTDHNAAETHLQLMLYHGHTTADALAWTTRGENLVKEDEERSKYANERENLRSFLENRYNAVWDEYKAVLKAYVVETADNQKQVRKLRRKENLMADIIASQGKKIANSDGMLKRLRTELAAYESGTKQAVFRDRRNRHRAACHKLKKRLINGCATDVKQMAILVRVSDSTVEWLEGAAKKGERILRMAALCRKFQSQREKVMPYGSDIPHSPTQVGNLRQQKSDDSLVANAISSTCGLTRLWQRIAKAELTKRALYREKLLLEQENAYIMRKIQALKENKIGPDTQKCICGAPAKRGALNPPTAVEGVLEISKYRKL from the coding sequence ATGGGGATGAGTAAGGAAGAAAagaaagctaaaaaagaagccaAACGTCTGGAAAAGCTAAAAGCAGAAACTGAAGCTCGTAAGAAGCTTAAACGTGAGGAACTACAGCGTGAAATGGCAGCTCAGGCCTTGAAGAGAGGTGAACTGGACAGAACTTGGCGCGAGCTCATGCTCAAAATTAAAGAACCTGTCTTCAAACAAGATATCGAGGTTATGTGGCATACGTTTGAACGGGCATTCGATAAGAAAGATCATCTTATAAACTATACAATGAAACTGATGGATGTTGCTGATGACCAGTTCCAACGCTGCGTCGCCAGTTTCTGTGATACAATAGATACAATGATTAATAAATTTTTGACGGATTTAGATGACTTGTCCAAGGAAAACGATATCAGAACCGCCAACCTTTTGAAGAGTGGCGAAGACGATGCTGCTCAAATAATGACGGATCACAACGCAGCTGAGACTCATCTGCAACTGATGCTTTATCACGGGCATACCACAGCCGATGCTCTAGCTTGGACGACGAGGGGTGAAAATCTCGTCAAAGAAGATGAAGAGCGCAGCAAATATGCCAACGAACGTGAAAACCTGAGATCCTTTCTTGAAAACAGATACAACGCTGTGTGGGATGAATATAAAGCTGTTCTCAAAGCGTACGTCGTTGAAACTGCCGATAATCAGAAACAAGTGCGTAAATTGCGTCGTAAGGAAAATTTAATGGCTGACATAATTGCTTCACAAGGCAAGAAAATTGCCAACAGTGATGGAATGCTCAAACGCCTTCGCACAGAGTTAGCGGCGTATGAGTCGGGTACAAAGCAGGCTGTTTTCCGAGACCGTCGTAACCGACACCGAGCAGCATGTCATAAACTGAAGAAACGACTCATCAATGGGTGCGCCACTGATGTAAAACAAATGGCTATTTTAGTCCGAGTATCAGATAGCACTGTAGAATGGCTTGAAGGAGCAGCAAAAAAAGGGGAAAGGATACTTCGTATGGCTGCGCTGTGTAGAAAATTTCAGAGTCAACGCGAGAAAGTCATGCCTTACGGTTCCGATATTCCACACTCTCCTACACAGGTGGGTAATTTGCGTCAGCAGAAATCGGATGATTCATTGGTTGCAAATGCCATATCCTCAACGTGCGGTTTGACTAGGCTGTGGCAACGTATCGCAAAAGCAGAGTTGACAAAGAGGGCTTTGTATCGTGAAAAACTGCTTTTGGAACAAGAAAACGCTTATattatgagaaaaattcaaGCGCTAAAAGAGAACAAGATTGGTCCAGACACTCAAAAATGCATTTGTGGTGCTCCAGCTAAAAGAGGAGCGCTTAACCCACCCACCGCGGTTGAAGGCGTTTTGGAAATTAGTAAATATAGAAAActttaa